In uncultured Bacteroides sp., the following proteins share a genomic window:
- the xseA gene encoding exodeoxyribonuclease VII large subunit: MEKAPLSLFELNALVKRALNESLPEAYWIQAELSDVRSNTTGHCYLEFVQKDQRSNNLIAKARGTIWANVFRMLKPYFEESTGQAFVSGIKVMVQVTVEFHELYGYSLTVIDIDPTYTLGDMARKRREILKQLEEEGVLTLNKELEMPMLVQRIAVISSASAAGYGDFCRQLEENPYGFIFYPHLFPALMQGNQVEESVIDALNQVNNRRDDFDAVVIIRGGGATSDLSGFDTYLLAANCAQFPLPIITGIGHERDDTVIDSVAHTRVKTPTAAAQFFITHMHQAAESLEELAQTLIFSVSARMDKEHSRLADLTNRLPMVIKNRTIREGYLLEQQLQRIHVAIARNLTNRKHRLMLLEQRINDASPERLLKRGYSLTFKDGKAITDSAQLKPGDIITTRLAKGEVRSEVK; encoded by the coding sequence ATGGAAAAAGCACCCTTATCTCTCTTTGAACTCAATGCGCTGGTAAAGCGGGCGTTGAATGAATCGCTCCCTGAGGCTTACTGGATTCAGGCAGAGTTGAGTGATGTGCGTTCAAATACCACCGGACATTGTTATCTGGAGTTTGTTCAGAAAGATCAGCGCAGTAATAATCTCATTGCAAAGGCAAGGGGAACCATCTGGGCCAATGTATTCCGTATGCTGAAACCCTATTTTGAGGAGAGCACCGGTCAGGCTTTTGTGTCGGGCATTAAAGTAATGGTGCAGGTTACTGTGGAATTTCACGAACTCTACGGCTACAGTCTCACGGTAATCGACATTGATCCCACCTATACCTTGGGAGATATGGCCCGAAAGCGGCGCGAGATTCTGAAACAGTTGGAGGAAGAGGGGGTACTGACTCTGAATAAAGAGTTGGAGATGCCTATGCTTGTTCAGCGGATTGCCGTTATCTCTTCTGCTTCTGCTGCGGGGTACGGTGATTTTTGCCGCCAGCTCGAGGAGAATCCGTACGGATTTATCTTCTATCCCCACCTGTTTCCGGCATTAATGCAGGGCAATCAGGTAGAGGAATCGGTTATTGATGCACTGAATCAGGTGAATAACCGTCGTGACGACTTTGATGCTGTGGTTATTATCCGCGGTGGAGGAGCAACGTCCGACCTTTCCGGCTTTGATACCTACCTGCTGGCAGCCAATTGTGCGCAGTTCCCTTTACCAATCATTACTGGTATTGGTCATGAACGCGACGATACAGTGATTGATTCTGTGGCCCATACCCGGGTAAAGACACCAACAGCTGCTGCTCAGTTCTTCATAACTCACATGCACCAGGCTGCGGAATCGCTGGAAGAACTGGCACAAACGCTTATCTTTTCCGTTTCGGCACGCATGGATAAAGAACATTCACGGTTGGCCGATCTCACAAACAGATTGCCAATGGTGATTAAGAACCGAACTATTCGCGAGGGATATTTGTTAGAACAACAGCTGCAAAGAATACATGTGGCAATTGCCCGCAATCTGACTAACAGAAAGCATCGCCTGATGTTGTTGGAACAACGGATAAATGATGCCTCTCCTGAACGTTTGCTGAAACGTGGGTATAGTCTCACTTTCAAGGATGGAAAAGCAATTACGGACAGTGCACAACTGAAACCGGGAGACATTATCACCACCCGTCTGGCAAAAGGCGAGGTAAGAAGTGAGGTAAAGTAA
- the xseB gene encoding exodeoxyribonuclease VII small subunit, with protein MAEKKESYAQAMEKLENIVSAVEKDELDIDQLSKKLKEAQKLVSFCKDKLYKADEEIKKIMEGEEN; from the coding sequence ATGGCAGAAAAGAAAGAATCCTATGCTCAGGCAATGGAGAAACTTGAAAATATTGTTTCGGCAGTGGAGAAAGACGAACTGGATATTGACCAGTTGAGCAAGAAACTGAAAGAGGCTCAGAAATTAGTTAGCTTTTGCAAAGATAAACTCTACAAAGCCGATGAAGAGATAAAGAAAATAATGGAAGGAGAAGAGAACTGA
- a CDS encoding branched-chain amino acid aminotransferase: MEQIDWANLSFGYMPTDYNVRYNYRNGEWGELEVSSSEYVNLHMAATCLHYGQEAFEGLKAFRGKDGKIRIFRLDDNAKRLQSSCDGILMAQLPVDKFKEAILKVVKLNERFVPPYESGASLYIRPVLFGTTAQVGVHAATEYTFIVFVTPVGPYFKGGFACNPYVIIREFDRAAPLGTGTFKIGGNYAASLRANKKAHDLGYSSEFYLDAKEKKYIDECGAANFFGIKNNTYITPESTSVLPSITNKSLIKLAESFGLKIERRQVPEEELLEFEEAGACGTAAVISPIERIDDIENGKSYVISKDGKPGPVSTKLYNKLRAIQYGDAADEFGWITVVE, translated from the coding sequence ATGGAACAAATAGATTGGGCTAATCTGTCATTTGGTTATATGCCAACAGATTACAACGTTCGGTATAATTACCGCAACGGTGAGTGGGGAGAACTGGAAGTTAGCAGCAGTGAATACGTAAATCTGCACATGGCTGCTACATGTTTGCACTACGGTCAGGAAGCTTTTGAAGGTTTGAAGGCTTTCAGAGGAAAAGATGGTAAGATTCGTATTTTCCGCCTTGACGATAATGCGAAACGCCTGCAATCTTCTTGTGACGGAATTCTCATGGCTCAACTGCCGGTTGATAAATTCAAAGAAGCAATTCTTAAGGTAGTTAAACTTAACGAACGTTTTGTTCCTCCTTATGAAAGTGGTGCTTCACTTTATATTCGTCCGGTTTTATTTGGTACAACTGCTCAGGTTGGCGTTCACGCGGCAACTGAATATACATTTATTGTTTTTGTAACTCCTGTAGGTCCGTACTTTAAAGGTGGTTTCGCATGCAATCCTTACGTAATTATTCGTGAGTTCGATCGTGCTGCTCCGCTTGGAACTGGTACATTTAAGATTGGCGGTAACTATGCAGCCAGCTTGAGAGCAAATAAAAAAGCACATGATTTAGGTTACTCTTCTGAATTCTATCTGGATGCAAAAGAGAAAAAATACATTGATGAATGTGGTGCCGCCAACTTCTTTGGTATAAAGAACAATACTTATATTACTCCGGAATCTACTTCTGTATTGCCATCTATCACCAATAAAAGCTTGATTAAATTGGCTGAAAGCTTTGGCCTGAAGATAGAACGCCGTCAGGTTCCTGAAGAAGAATTATTAGAATTCGAAGAAGCCGGTGCTTGTGGTACTGCTGCGGTTATCAGCCCTATCGAACGTATTGACGATATTGAGAACGGTAAATCATATGTGATTTCAAAAGATGGTAAACCAGGACCTGTTAGTACTAAGTTATACAATAAACTTCGTGCAATTCAGTATGGTGACGCGGCGGATGAATTTGGATGGATTACTGTTGTAGAATAA
- a CDS encoding MBL fold metallo-hydrolase, with product MSYKITTLVDNVVYNRGLQAEHGLSLLIETEEKKILFDTGASDLFIRNAKVMGIDLTKVDYLVLSHGHSDHTGGVKPFLELNTQAKVVCKKEVLQKKYRDERENGFKNPEQIDENRLWLVDSTTEIVPGVYALPQIKITDKGETHFEHFFTVQNDSAVPDTFEDEMALVLSDAKTISVLSSCSHRGITNIIRSAMEAFPEHTLNVVLGGFHIHNTGEDKFNLISTYLGRRLPKRLGICHCTGIDNYARFHQEFSTRVFYSYTGKVEEIK from the coding sequence ATGAGCTATAAAATCACTACTCTTGTTGATAACGTTGTTTACAACCGGGGGTTGCAGGCTGAACACGGACTATCGCTTTTAATTGAAACGGAAGAAAAGAAGATTCTGTTTGACACCGGAGCTTCTGATCTTTTTATTAGAAACGCCAAGGTTATGGGCATTGATTTAACTAAAGTCGATTATTTAGTTTTATCTCATGGGCATAGCGACCACACGGGAGGTGTAAAGCCGTTTCTGGAACTGAATACGCAGGCAAAGGTAGTTTGCAAGAAGGAAGTTTTGCAGAAGAAATATAGAGATGAACGGGAAAATGGTTTTAAGAATCCCGAGCAGATTGATGAGAACCGTCTCTGGCTGGTAGATTCTACTACCGAGATTGTTCCCGGGGTTTACGCGCTTCCTCAGATTAAAATAACAGATAAGGGCGAAACTCATTTTGAACATTTCTTTACTGTACAGAATGATAGTGCTGTGCCCGATACATTTGAAGATGAAATGGCATTGGTATTATCGGATGCAAAAACAATCTCAGTGCTCAGTTCGTGCTCCCACAGAGGAATAACTAATATAATCCGCAGTGCAATGGAGGCATTTCCTGAGCATACTTTGAACGTAGTTTTAGGAGGCTTCCATATTCACAATACAGGAGAGGATAAATTTAATCTGATAAGTACATATTTAGGGAGAAGACTACCTAAACGTTTGGGCATTTGTCATTGCACAGGAATAGATAATTATGCGCGCTTCCATCAGGAATTCAGTACCCGTGTGTTTTACAGCTACACTGGTAAGGTGGAAGAAATTAAATAG
- the trmB gene encoding tRNA (guanosine(46)-N7)-methyltransferase TrmB, producing MGKNKLQKFADMRSYPHVFEYPYSIVDEFPFEMKGKWGKEFFKNDNPIVLELGCGRGEYTVGLGRMFPDKNFIAVDIKGSRMWSGASDSLKEGLNNVAFLRTNIEIIDRFFGEGEVSEIWLTFSDPQMKKATKRLTSTYFIERYRKFMVPDGIIHLKTDSNFMFTYTNYMVQENKFPVLFVTEDLYHSGLVDDILGIQTYYEQQWLDRGLNIKYLKFTLPQEGALKEPEQEIELDTYRSYNRSKRSGKKTTLAFEDEQLDNE from the coding sequence ATGGGAAAAAACAAATTACAGAAATTTGCTGATATGCGGAGTTACCCGCATGTGTTCGAATATCCATATTCCATTGTGGATGAATTTCCTTTTGAGATGAAAGGAAAGTGGGGAAAAGAATTTTTTAAGAATGATAATCCAATAGTACTGGAACTGGGTTGCGGACGCGGAGAATATACAGTGGGACTTGGACGCATGTTTCCCGACAAGAACTTCATTGCTGTTGACATAAAAGGTTCACGTATGTGGAGTGGTGCTTCCGACTCTTTGAAAGAAGGTTTGAATAATGTGGCATTCCTGCGTACGAATATAGAGATTATCGACCGTTTCTTTGGTGAAGGCGAAGTGAGCGAAATCTGGCTTACTTTCTCTGACCCGCAAATGAAGAAGGCAACCAAACGTTTGACTTCTACATATTTCATAGAGCGCTACCGCAAATTTATGGTTCCGGATGGAATTATTCATTTGAAAACGGATAGTAACTTCATGTTTACCTATACAAACTACATGGTTCAGGAAAACAAATTTCCTGTACTGTTTGTTACTGAAGACCTATACCACTCTGGTTTGGTTGATGATATTCTGGGTATTCAGACTTATTACGAGCAACAATGGCTGGACAGAGGACTGAATATCAAGTATCTCAAGTTTACTCTTCCACAGGAAGGCGCACTGAAAGAGCCCGAACAGGAAATAGAACTTGATACTTACAGAAGTTATAACCGTAGCAAACGAAGTGGTAAGAAAACAACTTTAGCTTTTGAAGACGAACAATTAGATAACGAATAA
- a CDS encoding Mrp/NBP35 family ATP-binding protein gives MTLYPKLILDALSKVRYPGTGKDIVSSGMVDDNIRIEGMKVSFSLIFEKPTDPFIKSLVKSAEAAILTYVSKDVEIVGNIEVKSVQAPRPEVEKLLPQVKNIIAISSGKGGVGKSTVSANLAVSLAKLGYKVGLLDADIFGPSMPKMFQVEDARPFLEKIEGRDLIIPIEKYGIKLLSIGFFVNPDQATLWRGGMASNALKQLIADANWGELDYFLIDLPPGTSDIHLTIVQTLALTGAIVVSTPQAVALADARKGINMFTNDKVNVPILGLVENMAWFTPAELPENKYFIFGKEGAKNLSEEMNIPLLGQIPIVQSICEGGDSGVPVALNEDTITGQAFLALADNVVKQVNKRNEELAPTKIVEMHK, from the coding sequence ATGACACTTTATCCTAAACTTATACTCGACGCGCTAAGTAAAGTGCGTTATCCCGGAACTGGTAAGGATATTGTTTCTTCCGGAATGGTTGATGACAATATTCGTATTGAAGGAATGAAGGTTTCTTTCTCTTTGATCTTTGAGAAACCAACAGATCCGTTTATTAAATCATTAGTGAAATCTGCTGAGGCTGCAATCCTGACTTATGTTAGTAAAGATGTTGAGATTGTGGGCAATATTGAAGTGAAGTCTGTTCAGGCTCCTCGTCCTGAAGTGGAAAAACTGTTGCCTCAGGTGAAAAATATTATTGCTATCTCATCCGGTAAAGGGGGAGTAGGTAAATCAACCGTTTCTGCAAACCTTGCTGTTTCATTGGCAAAGCTTGGTTACAAGGTAGGTTTGCTTGATGCTGATATATTTGGCCCTTCTATGCCGAAAATGTTTCAGGTAGAAGATGCCCGTCCTTTCCTTGAAAAGATTGAAGGCCGGGATCTGATTATTCCGATTGAAAAATATGGCATTAAACTATTATCCATAGGTTTCTTCGTTAATCCTGATCAGGCTACACTGTGGCGTGGTGGTATGGCAAGTAATGCCCTGAAACAGCTAATAGCTGATGCAAACTGGGGTGAACTAGATTATTTCCTTATTGACCTTCCTCCGGGAACCAGTGATATTCACCTCACCATTGTTCAGACACTTGCCTTGACAGGTGCAATTGTTGTTAGTACTCCTCAGGCTGTGGCTTTGGCTGATGCACGTAAGGGGATTAATATGTTTACTAACGATAAGGTAAATGTTCCTATTCTTGGTTTGGTAGAAAATATGGCATGGTTTACTCCTGCCGAATTACCGGAAAATAAGTATTTTATATTTGGTAAAGAAGGAGCTAAGAACCTTTCTGAAGAGATGAATATTCCTCTTCTTGGACAGATTCCAATTGTGCAAAGTATCTGTGAGGGTGGAGACAGTGGAGTACCGGTGGCTCTGAATGAAGATACCATCACTGGTCAGGCATTCCTTGCTCTTGCTGATAATGTGGTAAAGCAGGTTAATAAAAGAAATGAAGAACTGGCACCTACTAAGATTGTTGAAATGCATAAATAG
- a CDS encoding TonB-dependent receptor — protein sequence MKKSFSILILFLLCITANAQSDKPVLFTVKGTLLDSITKAGEPYSTIRIYRKGTPNKPIKVLTTDVNGKFTQKITEEGNLVISFTSVGKKIVSKEFSVKSNSATIDLGSIYTKENTNELKGVEIVAQKPLVKTEIDKLAYNIEDDPDSKTSSTLEMLRKVPMVTVDGEDKIQVNGSTKFKVYINGKPNNMISSNPTEVLKSMPANSIKSIEVITNPGAKYDAEGISGILNIITVGKGMQGYTATFNAGAGTTGSNAGAYATVQSGKFTVTGNYYYNHYKSPDDMTGFSKREDFTSTANKFLTNSSSTNYKGNYNSGNVEASYEIDTLRLITFSGSLFGGANKSNAIGSTEMESASLDPVYSYNTNNSSKNSFMSINANVDYQRSFKKKDELLTLSYRLSGSPRTTDAYTYYTNLLKDVPTLNDLHTKGDPSTTEHTFQCDFSNPLTKDQTMELGAKYIIRNSNSDDKYYITTPGGSIYNEDKDRSSKYSHLQDVLAAYAGYSLKYKSLGFKTGLRYEYTMMDVKYHSNKGQDFDAHFSDLVPSANLSYQIGQTQTLKASYNMRISRPGIWYLNPFINNSDPKNISFGNPNLNSEKSHSFELNYSSFTQKFNINLSLGHTFVNNSIESYSYINNGVLNNTYENIGKWASTRFSSYINWNMSPKTRVYMNGSTSYDDFKSDKMNISNNGFSYNLSGGLQQNLPWELRLSLYGGGSGSNISFQGKSSGYSYYGFSLNKSFMNKRLTLSAYARNLFNKSINFNSTTETPSFRFYTETHYPQRSFGFNISYRIGELKAGVKKAARSIQNDDVKSGGGDSKGAPASN from the coding sequence ATGAAAAAAAGTTTCTCTATTCTAATTCTATTCTTATTGTGCATCACAGCAAACGCACAATCCGACAAGCCGGTCTTGTTCACCGTTAAGGGGACATTGCTAGATTCAATTACCAAAGCAGGCGAACCTTACTCCACTATCCGAATTTACAGGAAGGGAACGCCCAACAAGCCTATAAAAGTACTGACAACAGATGTAAATGGTAAGTTTACACAAAAAATAACCGAGGAAGGGAATCTTGTTATTTCATTTACTTCTGTAGGAAAAAAGATTGTATCCAAGGAGTTTTCCGTTAAATCTAATTCAGCAACTATCGATTTAGGCTCTATTTACACCAAAGAAAACACAAATGAATTAAAAGGTGTAGAAATTGTTGCCCAGAAACCTCTGGTTAAAACAGAAATTGACAAGCTTGCATATAACATTGAAGACGATCCGGATTCAAAAACCAGCAGCACGCTTGAGATGTTGCGGAAAGTGCCCATGGTTACCGTTGACGGTGAAGACAAGATACAGGTAAACGGTAGTACTAAATTCAAAGTTTACATCAACGGTAAACCAAATAACATGATAAGTAGTAACCCTACCGAGGTCTTAAAAAGTATGCCGGCCAACTCTATCAAATCAATAGAAGTCATTACTAATCCAGGTGCCAAGTACGATGCCGAAGGTATTTCCGGTATATTGAATATCATTACTGTAGGAAAAGGAATGCAAGGATATACAGCAACATTCAATGCCGGTGCAGGAACAACGGGAAGCAATGCCGGTGCTTATGCAACAGTACAATCGGGTAAATTCACTGTTACCGGTAATTACTATTATAACCATTACAAATCACCCGATGATATGACCGGATTTAGCAAACGTGAAGATTTCACTTCTACTGCAAACAAGTTCCTTACAAACAGCTCTAGCACTAATTATAAAGGAAACTACAATTCCGGCAATGTGGAAGCCAGCTACGAGATTGACACATTACGATTAATCACATTTTCCGGTAGTCTCTTCGGGGGCGCTAATAAAAGCAATGCCATAGGAAGTACTGAAATGGAAAGTGCATCACTGGATCCTGTATATAGTTATAATACAAACAATTCCAGCAAAAACAGTTTCATGAGCATTAATGCAAATGTAGACTATCAGCGTTCTTTCAAAAAGAAAGATGAGTTACTGACTCTCTCTTACCGACTAAGCGGATCGCCAAGAACAACTGATGCATATACTTATTATACGAATCTTTTAAAAGACGTTCCTACCTTAAACGATTTGCATACAAAAGGAGATCCTAGCACCACAGAACATACTTTTCAGTGCGATTTCTCAAATCCGCTGACTAAAGATCAAACAATGGAACTTGGCGCTAAGTACATCATCAGAAACAGCAACAGTGATGACAAGTATTACATAACAACCCCTGGAGGAAGTATTTATAATGAAGATAAAGACAGAAGCAGTAAATACAGTCATCTTCAGGATGTCCTTGCCGCTTATGCCGGATACAGCCTAAAGTACAAAAGTTTGGGATTCAAAACCGGCTTGCGTTATGAATATACAATGATGGATGTGAAATACCACAGCAACAAGGGACAAGATTTTGATGCACACTTCAGCGATTTGGTTCCTTCTGCCAATCTTTCTTATCAGATTGGTCAGACTCAGACATTAAAGGCATCTTATAATATGCGAATCAGTCGTCCGGGCATCTGGTATCTGAATCCGTTCATCAACAATTCAGATCCTAAAAACATTAGTTTTGGTAATCCTAATCTGAATAGTGAAAAGAGCCATTCATTTGAATTGAATTACAGCAGCTTTACTCAGAAATTCAATATCAATCTTTCTTTAGGACACACATTCGTTAATAACAGCATTGAATCTTATTCATACATTAATAATGGAGTTCTTAATAATACCTACGAAAACATTGGTAAATGGGCATCAACCCGCTTTTCTTCTTATATAAACTGGAATATGAGCCCAAAGACAAGAGTATACATGAATGGAAGTACCAGCTATGATGATTTTAAAAGTGATAAGATGAATATCTCTAATAACGGATTCAGTTATAACCTAAGCGGCGGACTGCAACAAAACCTACCATGGGAACTACGCTTAAGCCTTTACGGAGGAGGAAGCGGATCAAATATTTCATTTCAGGGAAAGAGCTCAGGATATAGCTATTATGGTTTTAGTCTGAATAAATCATTCATGAATAAACGACTGACTCTTTCTGCTTATGCACGTAACCTATTCAATAAATCAATAAACTTCAATTCAACAACTGAAACTCCAAGCTTCCGCTTTTATACTGAAACACATTATCCACAACGCAGCTTTGGATTCAATATCAGTTACCGGATTGGAGAGTTGAAAGCTGGTGTGAAGAAGGCTGCACGTTCAATTCAGAATGACGATGTTAAAAGTGGTGGAGGCGACAGTAAAGGAGCTCCTGCCAGTAACTAA
- a CDS encoding TonB family protein: MTPELAYFLKINIGIALFYAFYRLFFYRDTFFHWRRYALLSFLAISLLYPLMNIQDWMREQEPMNKIVTIYAGSIMAEAEIVPERSIYWNQIISNLGPVIYLSGAAILLIRFLAQLASICILALRCRKIKINGTTIRIPGKSSAPFSFFHWIFISPELHTEEEAKEILIHEETHARQWHSIDVMFSELITILCWINPFAWLLKREIRNNLEYMADHRVILSGHDTKSYQYHLLGLANQKAAANLYNSFNVLPLKNRITMMNKKRTKSIGKTKYAMFIPLAALLMLVSNIEAIARVTGQFTKDITGSTKDEVSKETELYSSAPITQANDSTKPKKEDIYTAVEVMPQFPGGDKALLKYIASNLKYPVQSQENKTEGKVYIRFIVTEKGNITKATVMRSLDQYCNAEALRVIKGMPKWTPGKQNGKNVSVYYVIPIMFKLHGSPTNSEKNTLKKDEVTVVGYGANSDSQKGTTFKTVNISGSTTPPLYILNGKEISDKEMKKLDPNSFKSINVLKDKYATEKYGEKGANGVIEITLKEQ, encoded by the coding sequence ATGACACCCGAGCTCGCCTATTTTCTGAAAATAAATATTGGCATAGCTTTATTTTATGCCTTTTATCGTTTATTTTTCTATCGTGATACTTTTTTCCACTGGCGCAGATATGCGTTGCTATCATTTCTTGCCATCTCTCTCCTTTATCCGTTGATGAATATTCAGGATTGGATGAGAGAACAAGAGCCTATGAACAAAATTGTGACTATATATGCCGGAAGCATAATGGCCGAAGCTGAAATTGTTCCAGAGAGGAGCATTTACTGGAATCAAATAATCAGTAATTTAGGTCCAGTTATTTATTTATCGGGAGCTGCGATACTGCTTATTCGCTTTCTGGCTCAGCTTGCAAGTATTTGCATCCTTGCTTTGCGATGCAGGAAAATAAAGATCAACGGAACTACAATAAGAATACCCGGAAAATCCTCTGCTCCATTTTCATTTTTCCATTGGATATTCATATCTCCCGAATTACACACAGAAGAGGAAGCGAAAGAGATTCTGATTCACGAAGAGACTCATGCCCGACAATGGCATTCAATAGATGTTATGTTCAGTGAACTAATAACTATTCTCTGTTGGATAAATCCATTCGCATGGCTATTAAAAAGGGAAATACGCAATAACCTGGAATACATGGCGGATCATAGAGTTATCCTCTCGGGACATGATACAAAAAGTTACCAGTACCATCTATTGGGACTGGCTAATCAAAAGGCTGCAGCAAATTTATATAATAGTTTTAATGTATTACCTCTTAAAAACAGAATTACCATGATGAACAAAAAAAGAACAAAGAGCATTGGGAAAACAAAATACGCAATGTTTATTCCTCTTGCTGCCTTACTAATGTTAGTTAGCAATATTGAAGCTATAGCTAGGGTTACAGGCCAATTTACAAAAGACATCACAGGTTCCACTAAAGATGAAGTGAGTAAAGAAACTGAGTTATATTCTTCAGCACCGATCACACAAGCAAATGACTCTACAAAACCTAAGAAAGAAGATATTTATACTGCTGTAGAAGTTATGCCCCAATTTCCGGGTGGAGATAAAGCTTTGCTAAAATACATTGCCAGCAATTTGAAATATCCTGTACAATCTCAGGAAAATAAAACCGAAGGGAAAGTCTATATTCGTTTTATTGTTACAGAAAAAGGAAATATCACGAAGGCTACTGTAATGAGATCGCTGGATCAATACTGTAATGCAGAAGCTCTTCGGGTTATCAAAGGAATGCCTAAATGGACTCCTGGAAAACAGAATGGAAAAAATGTTAGCGTATATTATGTTATTCCTATTATGTTTAAACTACACGGTTCACCTACAAATTCTGAGAAAAACACTTTAAAAAAAGATGAGGTTACAGTAGTTGGTTATGGAGCAAACTCTGATTCCCAGAAAGGTACAACTTTCAAAACAGTAAACATAAGCGGAAGCACAACTCCCCCTCTTTACATTTTAAATGGAAAAGAAATTTCTGATAAAGAAATGAAAAAATTAGATCCTAACAGTTTTAAATCAATTAATGTATTAAAAGACAAATATGCCACTGAAAAATATGGAGAGAAAGGGGCTAATGGTGTTATTGAGATTACTTTAAAAGAACAATAA
- a CDS encoding BlaI/MecI/CopY family transcriptional regulator, with amino-acid sequence MEKLTTQEEEVMIHIWELGSCYVKDIVTKFPEPYPPYTTIASVVKNLERKGYLSSKRYGNTYEYTPIIKEADYKKTFMSGVVRSYFENSYKEMVTFFAREQKISADDLKEIIKLIEKGKE; translated from the coding sequence ATGGAAAAGTTAACCACACAAGAAGAAGAAGTAATGATCCACATTTGGGAACTGGGTTCTTGCTACGTCAAGGATATTGTTACAAAGTTTCCCGAGCCATATCCTCCATACACAACTATTGCCTCAGTGGTCAAGAATCTGGAAAGAAAAGGATATCTTTCTTCCAAACGATATGGCAACACCTATGAATACACTCCCATCATTAAAGAAGCTGATTACAAAAAAACATTTATGAGCGGAGTAGTACGGAGCTATTTTGAAAACTCTTATAAAGAGATGGTCACTTTCTTTGCCCGTGAACAGAAAATCTCGGCAGACGATTTGAAAGAGATCATTAAACTAATTGAGAAAGGAAAGGAATAA
- a CDS encoding PepSY-like domain-containing protein translates to MKKLALMIVAAMIASFSFAQKVQEKGIPANVENSLKKQYPNVTKVKWDKESGKYEATFKLNKVEQSVLIDANGKILETEVAIGVSQLPKNAISYLETHYHGKSIKDAAKITDAKGVVTYEAEIKGKDVIFDNNGKFIKEAKE, encoded by the coding sequence ATGAAAAAATTAGCTTTAATGATTGTTGCAGCGATGATTGCATCTTTCAGCTTTGCCCAGAAAGTACAAGAGAAAGGTATCCCTGCAAATGTAGAAAATTCCCTTAAGAAACAATACCCTAATGTTACTAAAGTAAAGTGGGATAAAGAAAGCGGTAAATATGAAGCCACTTTCAAGTTGAACAAAGTTGAACAATCTGTTTTAATTGATGCAAACGGTAAAATTCTGGAAACTGAAGTGGCAATAGGTGTTAGTCAACTACCTAAAAATGCTATTAGTTATTTAGAGACTCATTATCATGGAAAATCGATAAAGGATGCAGCTAAAATTACTGATGCCAAAGGCGTGGTTACTTATGAAGCAGAAATCAAAGGAAAAGATGTAATTTTTGATAATAATGGCAAGTTTATTAAAGAAGCAAAAGAATAA